In the genome of Pediococcus claussenii ATCC BAA-344, one region contains:
- a CDS encoding ECF transporter S component, giving the protein MQVKYRIKGIRAITYTALFAAIIFIGISVLRIPIPALVGRPFVHFGNSLTVLAILILGGRLGAIAGAIGLGGFDLLNGYAATSWLTVLEVIIMALVVSGMVHFFHDNDRTGNVIIISVVAGITKVFTSYFSSLITALMYGTTFKAAVVASFLSLPATVINSISTVIIVPILYFAVKDIVYRSIR; this is encoded by the coding sequence ATGCAAGTTAAATATCGGATTAAAGGAATACGTGCGATTACTTACACAGCACTTTTTGCCGCTATTATTTTTATTGGAATCTCAGTTCTTAGGATTCCAATTCCAGCTTTGGTTGGACGACCGTTTGTCCATTTTGGAAATAGTTTGACGGTTTTAGCTATTTTGATTTTGGGAGGGCGCCTAGGAGCAATTGCTGGAGCGATTGGACTTGGTGGTTTTGACTTGCTCAATGGGTACGCTGCCACCTCGTGGTTAACGGTGTTAGAAGTCATTATCATGGCATTGGTTGTCAGCGGAATGGTTCATTTTTTTCATGATAATGACCGGACTGGCAATGTTATAATCATCAGTGTTGTGGCAGGGATTACCAAAGTTTTCACTTCATATTTTAGCTCACTTATTACAGCATTAATGTACGGTACAACGTTTAAAGCAGCGGTTGTAGCATCTTTTTTAAGCCTACCTGCCACTGTTATTAATTCAATATCAACAGTAATTATTGTTCCAATATTGTATTTTGCGGTTAAAGATATAGTGTATCGGTCGATTAGATAA
- a CDS encoding alpha/beta hydrolase, giving the protein MSNEVVLETEAQDFSNANKPHPRIYELEPTEGRKLLETVQSSPVNKYNVDIEDTIFSAGKWGDISVRFVRPAGNYAKLPVIFYIHGAGWVFGSSKTHDKLIRELAVRTNSIVVFPEYSRSPEAKYPTAVEQNFSVLQQLKKVSEEQHLDLERLTVAGDSVGGNMATVMTILTKQRNGIPIKQQLLYYPVTDANFDTESYQQFAENYFLTKEGMEWFWDQYTTDPKERTEITASPLRASIDQLTGLPPAMILNGEADVLRDEGEAYANKLREANVDTTQMRFQGMIHDFVMVNSLDQTRATRAAMDVSTAWIMKGNNH; this is encoded by the coding sequence ATGTCAAACGAAGTAGTATTGGAGACCGAAGCACAGGATTTTAGTAATGCAAATAAACCGCACCCTCGAATTTATGAGTTAGAACCAACTGAGGGTAGAAAACTATTAGAAACAGTTCAGAGCTCACCAGTAAATAAGTATAACGTTGATATCGAAGATACCATATTTTCAGCTGGAAAATGGGGTGATATTTCGGTTAGATTTGTAAGACCGGCTGGAAATTATGCTAAACTTCCGGTTATTTTTTATATTCATGGTGCGGGATGGGTATTTGGTAGTTCTAAAACACATGATAAGCTGATTCGTGAATTGGCAGTCAGAACAAACTCAATCGTTGTTTTTCCAGAGTATAGTCGTTCTCCAGAAGCTAAATATCCAACCGCAGTTGAACAAAATTTTTCGGTTTTGCAGCAATTAAAAAAAGTTTCTGAAGAGCAACACTTGGATTTAGAACGTTTAACAGTCGCAGGTGATTCAGTTGGTGGGAATATGGCAACCGTTATGACGATCCTAACAAAACAAAGAAATGGGATTCCAATTAAACAACAACTTCTTTACTATCCAGTTACTGATGCTAATTTTGATACGGAATCATACCAACAGTTTGCAGAAAACTATTTCCTTACTAAGGAGGGAATGGAGTGGTTTTGGGATCAATATACAACTGATCCCAAGGAGCGTACCGAAATTACGGCGTCACCATTACGTGCGTCAATTGATCAATTAACAGGTTTGCCACCAGCTATGATTTTAAATGGTGAAGCGGATGTTTTACGCGATGAAGGTGAAGCATATGCGAATAAGTTAAGGGAAGCCAATGTTGATACTACTCAAATGAGATTTCAGGGTATGATCCATGATTTTGTAATGGTAAACTCGCTGGATCAAACGAGGGCAACCCGTGCAGCAATGGATGTTTCGACTGCGTGGATAATGAAGGGTAATAATCATTGA
- a CDS encoding YihY/virulence factor BrkB family protein encodes MDFKPIVQKSKIFMQVFIKRYSASQISNNSIVLSYYLLLSIFPALMFFGSLLPILNIDIATVLEYIKTAIPNTIYDVAAPFIRDFLGRGNGGLLSIGALLTLYSASKAMVAFQNTINQAYGISKRPNMIISRILAFVLTLLIIAIIAALIFFFSFGQTIVYYLTPIFKLPGDLFNLIGQIKWPIMLIGTFICLTLLYYLAPHKKIKFRYTIPGALVATIGLLLLSQLFSLYVQYFARSVSSYKALGTFIIVLFWLNFLSMIALLGGVINATWQDLHTKKNEETKTDSESKT; translated from the coding sequence ATGGATTTTAAACCGATTGTACAAAAATCAAAAATTTTTATGCAGGTCTTTATTAAAAGATATAGTGCTTCGCAAATATCAAATAACTCGATTGTTTTATCATATTATTTGTTATTATCAATTTTTCCGGCCTTAATGTTTTTTGGAAGTTTACTACCAATTTTAAACATCGATATTGCAACGGTTTTAGAGTATATAAAAACCGCTATTCCAAATACGATTTATGATGTTGCCGCTCCGTTTATTAGGGATTTTCTTGGCAGAGGAAATGGTGGGTTGCTATCAATTGGAGCGCTTTTAACGTTGTACTCAGCTAGTAAGGCGATGGTTGCTTTTCAGAATACAATCAATCAGGCCTATGGTATTAGTAAGCGTCCTAACATGATTATTAGTCGAATATTAGCATTTGTACTAACACTTTTGATTATTGCAATAATTGCGGCACTGATATTCTTTTTTAGTTTTGGACAAACAATAGTGTACTATCTGACACCGATTTTTAAATTGCCGGGGGATTTATTCAACTTGATTGGTCAGATTAAGTGGCCAATTATGTTAATCGGAACATTCATTTGTTTAACACTTTTATATTATTTAGCTCCACATAAGAAGATTAAATTCAGATATACAATTCCGGGTGCTCTAGTTGCAACGATTGGACTATTGCTGTTATCTCAACTATTTTCACTCTACGTACAGTACTTTGCCCGTTCTGTAAGTAGTTATAAGGCTTTAGGAACATTTATTATTGTACTGTTTTGGCTTAATTTTCTTTCAATGATTGCTTTATTGGGAGGAGTTATAAACGCTACTTGGCAGGACTTGCATACAAAGAAAAACGAAGAGACAAAAACGGATAGCGAAAGTAAAACATAA
- a CDS encoding thiolase family protein: MKNVYIVSAGRTPIGKMGGVLADLSAVNLGTLMIAELLKRAHVSADDVDEVLLGNVLQAGNGQNPARQAALNAGLPNSVVALTLNAVCGSGLESINQAAKLIAMGDIKVAIAGGMESMSNAPYLLRKARFGYRLGNDELVDSMMNDALTDAFNNYPMGITAENVATLKKVSKHEMDIFAINSQNKAVLAQTNGSFSEEIIPVKISNKTINLDEAPRPHLDINKLDNMKPAFKPDGVVTAANSAGINDGAAGVLLMDEDTMHHLGLTPIAKWNYGTMAGIDPTIMGLGPINSTQKLMEHESISINDIDLFEVNEAFAAQAIPVISTLKIPTNKVNIHGGSIALGHPVGASGARILVSLIYAMKQKNAKTGVATLCIGGGMGCSTLISR; the protein is encoded by the coding sequence ATGAAAAATGTTTACATTGTTAGTGCTGGTCGTACCCCGATTGGAAAGATGGGGGGAGTTTTAGCAGACCTTTCTGCCGTTAACCTAGGAACTCTGATGATTGCAGAGCTATTAAAGCGAGCGCACGTATCTGCTGACGACGTTGACGAAGTATTGCTGGGAAATGTCCTTCAGGCTGGTAACGGACAAAACCCAGCAAGGCAAGCCGCCTTAAACGCAGGGTTACCTAACAGTGTTGTTGCTCTTACCCTAAATGCCGTTTGTGGATCAGGACTAGAAAGTATCAATCAAGCTGCCAAATTGATCGCAATGGGTGACATTAAAGTTGCAATTGCTGGTGGAATGGAGAGCATGTCAAATGCACCTTATTTGTTACGCAAAGCACGTTTTGGATATCGTCTGGGAAATGACGAATTGGTTGATTCAATGATGAACGATGCGTTAACAGATGCTTTTAATAACTATCCCATGGGAATTACAGCCGAAAATGTTGCCACATTAAAAAAAGTATCTAAGCATGAGATGGATATTTTCGCAATTAATAGTCAAAACAAAGCAGTTCTGGCTCAAACTAATGGAAGCTTTTCCGAAGAAATTATTCCCGTTAAAATTTCCAATAAAACAATTAATTTAGACGAGGCTCCGCGTCCACATTTGGATATTAATAAACTTGATAATATGAAACCAGCTTTCAAACCTGATGGAGTCGTAACTGCTGCTAACTCCGCTGGAATCAATGACGGGGCTGCAGGCGTCTTACTAATGGATGAAGATACAATGCATCACCTAGGTCTTACTCCAATTGCTAAATGGAATTATGGTACCATGGCAGGAATTGATCCAACTATAATGGGACTTGGCCCAATTAACTCCACCCAAAAACTAATGGAACACGAGAGCATAAGCATTAATGATATTGACCTTTTTGAGGTAAATGAGGCTTTTGCTGCCCAAGCTATCCCCGTAATTAGCACCCTCAAGATTCCAACCAACAAAGTCAATATTCATGGTGGATCCATTGCCTTAGGCCATCCCGTTGGGGCATCTGGCGCTCGCATACTGGTTTCTCTAATTTACGCAATGAAACAAAAAAACGCCAAAACTGGCGTTGCTACACTCTGTATTGGTGGTGGAATGGGGTGTTCTACCTTAATATCTAGATGA
- a CDS encoding LysR family transcriptional regulator yields MELRVLKYFQTVVVEKNITRAALQLHVSQPTISRQLQSLESELETSLFERGHKNIQLTSAGEYFYNQVNQILSLADKTIENLQQDTVISGIINIGSAEARSFLLVAQTIRNVQRKYPNINFEITSTNADVAHHNLTSGIFDFGIVLDINIGDDFDFISLPGASRWGILAPINSKIAQQDTVSLQDLLSLKLIISSQTKIKVAINEWFETNIADDLNIVATYNLLYNASLLVAAGVGYALCIDGIVNTNQSQLRFIPLSPNITSTSSLIWVKNRDLSPTAKVFLDQLTHDLSMNNS; encoded by the coding sequence ATGGAGTTACGTGTCCTTAAATATTTTCAGACAGTCGTTGTGGAAAAAAACATAACTAGGGCTGCTTTACAGTTACATGTATCTCAGCCCACTATCTCACGACAACTTCAGTCATTAGAATCAGAACTTGAAACTTCTTTATTTGAAAGGGGTCATAAAAATATTCAGCTGACCTCCGCCGGTGAATATTTTTACAATCAAGTCAATCAAATTTTGTCTTTAGCTGATAAAACCATTGAAAATCTACAGCAAGATACGGTAATATCTGGGATTATTAATATTGGAAGTGCAGAAGCGAGATCTTTTCTCCTCGTCGCGCAAACTATTCGCAATGTACAAAGAAAATATCCCAATATCAACTTTGAAATAACCAGCACAAACGCTGACGTGGCACACCACAATCTTACATCTGGTATTTTTGATTTTGGCATTGTTTTAGACATCAATATAGGCGATGATTTTGATTTTATTAGTTTGCCAGGAGCAAGTCGCTGGGGGATTCTTGCCCCTATCAATTCTAAAATTGCCCAGCAAGATACTGTTTCTTTACAAGACTTACTGTCTTTAAAACTAATAATTTCCAGTCAAACTAAGATTAAAGTGGCAATTAACGAATGGTTTGAAACTAACATAGCTGACGATTTAAATATTGTGGCAACTTATAATCTTTTGTATAACGCATCTTTATTAGTAGCAGCCGGAGTTGGTTACGCCCTTTGCATTGATGGTATTGTCAATACAAATCAATCCCAATTACGCTTTATTCCCTTATCACCAAACATTACAAGTACTTCAAGTCTCATATGGGTTAAAAATCGAGATTTATCACCTACTGCTAAGGTATTCCTCGATCAACTAACCCATGATTTAAGCATGAATAATAGTTAA
- a CDS encoding MDR family MFS transporter yields the protein MAKNKISKETMLVAWVVVFGAMAPLLDSTMMNIVINSLVRDLNSTVTTVQWTITGYLLATGVAVPFSSWLINKFDGKYVFLTGEILFALGSILSAISPGINFLIVARLVQGFAGGLIMPLLTTLLVQTAGADSMGQMMATVGLPIILGPLLGPVIGGIIIKFLSWRWIFWVNIPVAIVSIALILWKMPNYPAQNKHAKLDIVGISLLVASSSSIIYGMVKAAHQATFTNDTTITFLIIGLLSLLLYIGWAMLRRKYAVIPLKLFGFASFDGAAVGLFIAGTLLNGAMLLLPLYFQNVEHMSVIMAALALFPQGLGMLIARPLTGRLTDSIGAKYVVLVSTIITFVGTIPFYWINQSTNYWLVALILLIRGIGAGGIFTPLMADSYTGMQKNDVPSATVGTRIIQNIGSAFGSALITTLVTSYSKTQVKLFEKHLTDGKYHIAASHLTEFVHTHLVNIRLESFQYGFLMISFAALIMLIPTIFLSNKRKSV from the coding sequence ATGGCAAAAAATAAAATTTCAAAAGAAACCATGTTAGTCGCATGGGTTGTTGTGTTCGGCGCAATGGCGCCCCTACTAGATTCAACAATGATGAATATTGTTATCAATAGTTTAGTACGAGATCTAAATAGTACTGTTACAACCGTCCAATGGACAATTACCGGTTATTTGTTGGCCACTGGTGTGGCTGTTCCATTTTCCAGTTGGCTAATAAATAAATTTGATGGTAAATATGTTTTTTTGACTGGTGAAATCCTATTTGCACTTGGATCCATCCTCTCGGCGATATCTCCAGGCATTAACTTTCTAATTGTTGCCCGCTTAGTTCAAGGATTTGCAGGTGGACTAATTATGCCATTGCTAACAACCCTGCTAGTTCAAACTGCTGGTGCAGACTCCATGGGACAGATGATGGCAACAGTTGGTCTACCAATTATTTTGGGACCTTTATTGGGACCAGTTATTGGCGGAATTATCATTAAATTTTTAAGCTGGCGTTGGATTTTTTGGGTAAACATTCCAGTTGCTATTGTGTCCATCGCTCTTATCCTTTGGAAAATGCCTAACTATCCCGCTCAAAACAAGCATGCCAAACTAGACATAGTGGGCATTAGCTTACTAGTTGCTTCTAGTAGTAGCATTATTTATGGGATGGTAAAGGCTGCCCATCAGGCTACTTTTACCAACGATACAACTATTACTTTCTTAATTATTGGGTTATTATCACTGCTTCTTTACATCGGATGGGCGATGTTACGTCGAAAATACGCCGTTATCCCCCTTAAACTTTTTGGCTTTGCTTCCTTTGATGGAGCGGCGGTCGGACTATTCATTGCAGGAACCTTGCTAAACGGGGCAATGTTGCTTTTGCCACTTTATTTTCAAAACGTTGAACACATGAGTGTAATTATGGCAGCATTAGCACTCTTCCCACAGGGATTAGGAATGCTAATTGCCCGCCCCTTAACCGGCCGTTTAACGGATAGCATCGGTGCAAAATATGTTGTTTTAGTCAGTACCATTATTACATTTGTCGGAACAATTCCATTTTATTGGATCAACCAAAGCACTAATTACTGGCTTGTGGCCTTAATACTGCTAATTCGTGGTATTGGTGCTGGTGGTATCTTTACACCACTAATGGCTGATTCATACACAGGAATGCAAAAAAATGATGTTCCAAGTGCCACGGTTGGCACAAGAATTATTCAAAATATCGGAAGTGCGTTTGGATCGGCTCTAATAACAACCCTTGTCACTTCATATTCAAAAACACAGGTTAAACTTTTTGAAAAGCACCTGACTGATGGTAAATATCATATTGCCGCCAGCCATTTAACCGAGTTTGTTCACACACACTTAGTAAATATCCGACTAGAATCTTTTCAATATGGATTTTTAATGATTTCGTTTGCAGCACTAATCATGTTAATTCCAACCATTTTCTTATCAAATAAAAGAAAATCAGTGTAA
- a CDS encoding cupin domain-containing protein has protein sequence MAKNKEVEQGIIFSKGPKNNAFAKYFVGQSYLQGLVEDPDVSVSVGNVTFEPGCRNNWHIHHNGYQILLVTGGEGLYQEEGKPAQRLKAGDVVVTHDGVKHWHGATNDSWFSHIAITAGTPEWLEKVSDSEYRKAEENAK, from the coding sequence ATGGCAAAAAATAAAGAAGTCGAACAGGGAATTATATTTTCGAAGGGTCCCAAAAATAATGCGTTTGCAAAATACTTTGTTGGTCAAAGCTATTTACAGGGATTGGTGGAAGATCCCGATGTTAGTGTAAGCGTTGGAAATGTAACGTTTGAACCAGGGTGTCGTAATAATTGGCACATCCATCATAATGGATATCAAATTTTGCTTGTTACGGGTGGAGAAGGCCTTTATCAAGAAGAGGGAAAGCCGGCACAACGTTTGAAGGCTGGAGATGTTGTTGTGACACATGATGGAGTAAAACACTGGCATGGGGCAACTAATGATAGTTGGTTTTCGCACATAGCAATAACAGCAGGAACGCCAGAGTGGCTAGAAAAAGTTAGTGATAGTGAATATCGAAAAGCAGAGGAGAACGCAAAATAA
- a CDS encoding NAD(P)H-dependent oxidoreductase codes for MKTVIIFDHPYTARASENIPHHRSFLAALLKRVTSTLIERGVQVDLIDLHADHFNPTMTAQDLSHWRQGIPCNSQVADYQQRIAAADQVIFMFPVWWELMPAMTKGFIDKVYAKNILYTAKNMKTKLNQPKIEVITTMTTPNWLYRIFFGSPLKKALFRGMFLKTRLIHFKWHNIAGLDQKSSRQKERILQSFSI; via the coding sequence TTGAAAACTGTAATAATATTTGACCATCCATACACCGCAAGAGCCTCGGAAAACATTCCACATCATAGGTCGTTTTTAGCAGCACTCTTAAAAAGGGTTACGTCCACGCTAATAGAGAGGGGAGTTCAAGTTGATCTAATTGATTTGCATGCAGACCATTTCAATCCGACTATGACAGCTCAAGATTTATCTCATTGGCGTCAAGGAATCCCTTGTAATAGCCAAGTTGCCGATTATCAACAAAGAATCGCAGCCGCCGACCAAGTGATCTTCATGTTCCCGGTATGGTGGGAATTAATGCCTGCAATGACTAAGGGATTCATTGATAAAGTATATGCCAAAAACATTCTTTATACTGCTAAAAACATGAAAACTAAACTAAACCAACCAAAAATTGAAGTTATCACCACCATGACAACTCCTAACTGGCTTTATCGAATTTTTTTTGGATCACCACTAAAAAAAGCACTGTTCCGCGGAATGTTTTTAAAAACACGTTTGATTCATTTTAAATGGCATAACATTGCTGGATTGGACCAGAAAAGTTCTAGACAAAAAGAACGTATATTGCAATCATTTTCAATATAA
- a CDS encoding SAM-dependent methyltransferase → MLEKTAYRQLLSRAFDIPVSVTYWDGKEESYGDGEPVVKIQIKKSIPLKSLTDQPTLVLAEAYMDGDIEIDGSIQELVTSAYRQADSFLTKNSFLKFLPKQSHSEKASQKDVQSHYDIGNDFYRLWLDKTMTYSCAYFENDDDTLEQAQMNKIRHILNKLEPQAGKRLLDIGSGWGTLLFTAAEEYGLNATGITLSQEQYDYTKQQIKERHLEGKVDILLEDYREVHDQFDYVTSVGMFEHVGKENLGLYFQRVQEFLVPEGRALIHGITGQHQGAGVDPFITKYIFPGGYIPNAAENLEHIMDAKLQFSDIEPLRRHYQKTLEIWNDNYNQVKDQVIEKYGMRFARMWTLYLEACAGSFEAGNIDVMQYLLTKAPSGTGLPMTREYIYQADDQKA, encoded by the coding sequence GTGTTAGAAAAAACAGCGTATCGACAATTATTGAGTAGAGCGTTTGATATTCCGGTTTCGGTTACTTATTGGGATGGCAAGGAAGAATCTTATGGCGATGGTGAGCCAGTCGTTAAGATTCAAATAAAAAAGTCGATACCATTAAAATCGTTAACTGATCAACCTACTTTGGTTCTTGCTGAAGCATATATGGATGGTGACATTGAGATTGATGGGAGTATTCAAGAGCTGGTAACGTCGGCGTATCGACAAGCCGATAGTTTTTTAACAAAAAATTCATTCTTGAAGTTCTTGCCTAAGCAATCACATTCTGAAAAGGCCAGCCAAAAGGATGTTCAGAGTCACTATGATATCGGGAATGATTTCTATCGACTTTGGTTAGATAAGACTATGACGTATTCCTGTGCCTATTTTGAAAATGATGATGACACCTTGGAACAGGCTCAAATGAATAAGATCCGTCATATTTTAAACAAACTAGAACCACAGGCTGGAAAGCGTCTTTTAGACATTGGTAGTGGTTGGGGGACTTTGTTATTTACTGCTGCTGAAGAATACGGCTTGAATGCCACTGGTATTACTCTTAGTCAGGAGCAGTATGATTACACCAAGCAACAAATCAAAGAGCGTCATTTAGAAGGAAAAGTTGATATTCTATTAGAAGATTATCGTGAAGTTCATGATCAGTTTGACTATGTGACGTCAGTTGGAATGTTTGAACATGTTGGTAAAGAAAATCTAGGATTATACTTCCAGCGTGTACAGGAGTTTTTGGTGCCAGAAGGTCGCGCACTTATTCATGGGATTACTGGGCAACATCAAGGGGCTGGTGTTGATCCGTTTATTACTAAGTATATTTTCCCTGGTGGATATATTCCTAACGCCGCTGAAAATCTTGAACATATCATGGATGCTAAGCTCCAATTCTCAGATATTGAACCATTGCGTCGTCATTACCAAAAGACTTTGGAAATTTGGAATGATAACTATAATCAGGTTAAAGATCAGGTTATTGAAAAGTATGGCATGCGATTTGCTAGAATGTGGACGCTATATCTTGAAGCATGTGCGGGTTCGTTTGAGGCAGGAAATATTGACGTTATGCAATATCTTTTGACCAAGGCTCCAAGCGGTACAGGTTTGCCAATGACACGCGAATATATTTATCAGGCCGACGACCAGAAGGCCTAA
- a CDS encoding matrixin family metalloprotease has translation MQFRFLRPLGWLFIIGGTFFMITNNNSPLPAIQRDNIQNGIKDVIGNIQTNAEQLIQTETKKNTSSKADKSTEPEGATPLESIVTPGTLKNTYYYHFSDQASKQVKSVFGAAIQEYNATGIVKLMPGSADPQQNSITFGVYETYNSSSGPNTLELGKGGPKITERTGISGTTDTNNASASLNVAYSKSISKSVALHELGHALGLDHSKNEASVMYPIDQGVVMLSKGDLEALRYIYSK, from the coding sequence ATGCAATTTCGATTTTTACGACCACTTGGCTGGCTTTTCATAATTGGTGGAACTTTTTTTATGATAACTAACAATAACAGCCCATTACCTGCAATACAAAGGGATAATATTCAGAATGGTATAAAAGATGTAATTGGGAATATTCAAACAAATGCAGAACAGTTAATTCAAACTGAGACAAAGAAAAATACAAGTAGTAAAGCAGACAAATCAACTGAACCGGAGGGAGCAACCCCACTCGAATCAATTGTTACACCTGGGACTCTTAAGAATACGTACTATTATCATTTTAGTGATCAAGCTTCAAAGCAGGTTAAAAGCGTATTTGGTGCCGCAATTCAGGAATATAATGCCACGGGAATAGTAAAATTAATGCCAGGAAGTGCAGATCCACAACAGAATTCAATTACTTTTGGAGTTTATGAAACTTATAATAGCTCGAGTGGCCCGAATACGTTGGAATTGGGTAAAGGCGGCCCCAAAATTACTGAGAGAACTGGAATATCAGGAACGACAGATACTAATAATGCATCTGCTAGTTTAAATGTAGCTTATTCAAAATCAATCTCTAAATCGGTGGCTCTCCATGAATTAGGTCATGCATTAGGATTAGATCATAGTAAAAATGAAGCTTCAGTTATGTATCCTATTGACCAAGGAGTTGTAATGTTGTCCAAAGGTGATTTAGAGGCGTTGAGATATATTTATAGTAAATAA
- a CDS encoding carboxymuconolactone decarboxylase family protein, whose translation MVKKQTAGRDNLGSFAPQFAELNDDVLFGEVWSREKQLSSHDRSLITVSSLLTQGVPQLEAHMKIAKANGVTKEEMVELITHLAFYTGWPKAWSAFNVAKEIYSDEF comes from the coding sequence ATGGTAAAAAAACAAACAGCAGGACGGGATAATCTGGGTAGTTTTGCTCCACAATTCGCTGAATTAAATGATGATGTTTTATTTGGTGAGGTCTGGTCAAGAGAAAAACAATTATCATCCCACGATAGAAGTTTAATTACAGTTTCAAGCTTATTGACGCAAGGAGTTCCCCAATTAGAGGCACATATGAAAATTGCTAAAGCAAACGGGGTTACTAAAGAAGAAATGGTCGAGTTAATTACCCATTTAGCATTTTATACTGGTTGGCCTAAAGCGTGGAGTGCTTTTAACGTAGCAAAAGAGATCTATAGCGATGAATTCTGA
- a CDS encoding TetR/AcrR family transcriptional regulator, whose product MVKMRRHGSELEAAIYTAALELLKEDGFSALSFGKIATRANTSKSVIYRRWNTPFELIISAVQAQIISENNGRLDQLTLNGKTLEADLSQLFKRLNISLSSFGALSVGNLIGEVSQQQSEILRKMINDATKTDKNSIDKVILRAQHRGELGPGDLPETLQLLPFEWLRYHVFIGGGIDQQKINDLINLVLIPSYKNELPPK is encoded by the coding sequence ATGGTGAAGATGCGACGGCATGGCTCAGAGCTAGAAGCAGCAATTTATACGGCAGCTCTTGAACTATTAAAAGAAGATGGTTTTTCGGCGCTTAGTTTTGGGAAAATTGCAACGCGGGCAAACACGAGTAAATCAGTAATTTATCGTCGTTGGAATACACCGTTTGAATTAATTATCTCGGCAGTTCAAGCACAAATAATTTCCGAGAATAACGGGCGTTTAGATCAATTAACATTGAATGGTAAAACACTTGAAGCAGATTTGTCACAGTTATTTAAGCGCCTAAACATTAGCTTGAGTTCCTTTGGGGCACTATCTGTTGGCAATCTAATTGGGGAAGTGTCCCAGCAGCAGAGCGAAATTCTTCGAAAAATGATTAATGATGCAACAAAAACTGATAAAAATTCTATAGATAAAGTTATTTTGCGAGCACAGCACCGCGGTGAGCTTGGACCGGGAGATCTTCCAGAAACATTGCAATTATTGCCGTTTGAATGGTTACGCTATCACGTTTTTATTGGTGGTGGAATTGACCAACAAAAAATTAATGATTTGATTAATTTAGTTTTAATTCCGAGTTATAAGAATGAATTGCCACCAAAATAA
- a CDS encoding Crp/Fnr family transcriptional regulator, translating to MNRAFIDRFNISTKEWSRIQHFFYEKTVPAKTNLLYEGDIADQLFFVNRGMVRLWHNHDGKDITLQFFLENQMVSSFESFTQDIQSDFSIECVEETSVSIISKSNLQLLFSQYPSFKDIMLQQITKRFIDYTKYFLSRIEDSPQERFLRLERVNPELVDRVPDMYLASYLGITPVSLSRIRHRIKN from the coding sequence ATGAACAGGGCTTTCATAGACCGATTCAATATATCAACTAAGGAGTGGAGCAGAATACAGCACTTCTTTTATGAAAAAACAGTTCCCGCCAAAACAAATCTATTATATGAAGGAGACATAGCGGATCAGCTTTTCTTTGTGAACAGAGGAATGGTCCGACTATGGCATAATCACGACGGAAAAGATATCACTCTGCAGTTTTTCCTAGAGAATCAGATGGTTTCATCATTTGAGAGTTTTACACAAGATATACAGAGTGATTTTTCAATTGAATGCGTAGAAGAAACAAGTGTCAGCATAATAAGTAAGAGTAATTTACAACTTTTATTTAGCCAATATCCGTCTTTTAAAGATATTATGTTACAACAAATAACAAAGAGATTTATTGATTATACAAAGTATTTTTTGTCACGGATTGAAGATTCACCTCAAGAACGGTTTTTGAGATTGGAACGAGTAAACCCTGAGCTAGTTGATAGGGTGCCAGATATGTATTTAGCGTCGTATTTGGGAATAACACCTGTTTCGTTAAGTCGAATTCGTCATAGGATCAAAAATTAA